A genomic window from Megalobrama amblycephala isolate DHTTF-2021 linkage group LG2, ASM1881202v1, whole genome shotgun sequence includes:
- the LOC125254126 gene encoding SLIT and NTRK-like protein 6, with protein sequence MTDSKLRTSRMHLLFVLPLVFEVQSISMNHNFTCDCKCHVELKSAICTNSNFTNLPAALPPFTEQLDLSHNHLSAIQPRAFHTTRRLRVLLLNDNAIGILADGAFSLLEDLLRLDLSRNRITSLSEGFSQGLGSLLILSLAENRLTSLDSSCFVHFDALQRLNLSHNAIETIKMRAFGSMSTLRQIQLDWNNLTVLKNGIFSMLRNLEVLNVCHNQIDFLDIGVLSPLTSLALLDLTYNNLSTIQFKTFLSLNTYSTHIMLRENPWKCDCDLQRVFRKLCNVKRLFLDDYDNLSCFDENNRNYTAGFHKEFCVGEMVTVLVITITVVITVVAAIVMAEKKRGKKNKEKHWTETSELSCASQD encoded by the exons ATGACAGACTCTAAACTCAG AACTTCCAGGATGCATCTGTTGTTCGTGCTTCCCTTGGTGTTCGAGGTCCAGTCCATCTCCATGAACCACAACTTCACCTGTGACTGCAAATGCCATGTGGAGCTCAAGAGCGCTATCTGCACCAACAGCAATTTCACCAACCTGCCCGCCGCCCTTCCACCGTTCACTGAACAACTGGACCTGTCCCACAACCACCTGAGTGCCATCCAGCCCCGAGCCTTCCACACCACACGAAGACTTCGCGTCCTGCTCCTCAACGACAACGCCATTGGCATACTAGCCGATGGTGCGTTTTCTCTGCTGGAAGATCTGTTGAGGTTGGACCTGAGCCGGAACCGAATCACATCTCTGAGTGAAGGATTTTCACAGGGTCTCGGTTCCCTTCTTATTCTGTCATTGGCTGAGAACAGATTGACCAGCTTGGACAGCAGTTGTTTCGTCCACTTTGATGCATTGCAAAGACTCAACCTCAGCCATAATGCTATCGAAACAATCAAGATGAGGGCGTTTGGGTCCATGAGTACCCTACGCCAGATACAACTCGATTGGAACAATTTAACGGTTCTCAAAAATGGCATCTTCTCCATGCTACGCAATCTCGAAGTCCTAAATGTATGTCACAACCAGATAGACTTCTTGGACATCGGCGTGCTTTCGCCATTGACCAGTCTTGCTCTACTGGACCTCACCTACAACAACCTTTCCACTATTCAATTCAAGACCTTCTTGAGTCTTAATACATACAGCACTCACATAATGCTCAGAGAAAACCCATGGAAGTGCGACTGTGATCTGCAGCGAGTCTTCCGGAAGCTCTGTAATGTCAAACGGCTGTTCCTGGATGACTACGACAACCTCTCCTGCTTTGATGAAAACAACAGAAACTACACGGCGGGTTTTCATAAGGAATTCTGTGTTGGTGAGATGGTTACTGTCCTGGTCATTACAATCACAGTGGTCATCACTGTTGTGGCTGCCATAGTCATGGCAGAGAAGAAAAGGGGAAAGAAGAACAAAGAAAAGCATTGGACGGAAACCAGCGAGTTGTCCTGTGCATCGCAAGATTGA